One part of the Anopheles coustani chromosome 2, idAnoCousDA_361_x.2, whole genome shotgun sequence genome encodes these proteins:
- the LOC131267406 gene encoding polypeptide N-acetylgalactosaminyltransferase 3: MMFRLRVKIFYVYIIISCVFSVYLFYLISKYSFEKIMNYHRHARSNKFPDRPRIPQIVGHYVGVGSVGNLSKDFMNSNNFDPIPGVGENGDPVVIQAKDLLRMQQLFQINRYNLLASDRIALNRSLPDVRKPKCGSKQYPSKLPTTSVIIVFHNEAWSVLLRTVWSVINRSPRGLVREILLVDDASDRRFLKHELDNYVQRLPISVTILRLSQREGLVAARLLGARMASGDTLTFLDAHCECSPGWLEPLLARVQENPKKVVCPVIDIISDDNFSYIKSFEFHWGAFNWPLHFRWYTLSDEELTERRKDTSTPFRTPAMAGGLFTIDRKYFFDIGAYDERLKIWGGDNLEMSFRVWQCGGEVEIAPCSHVGHLFRKSSPYTFPGGVSGILNENLARVALVWMDDWAKFFFKFNKGTEEFKNLNVSDRIALKRSLNCKSFDWYLRHVWPQNFFPAPNKFFGRIQPIDLTTNFDYQEYLTLMKKINLIVKNLNPELKWKFLIKYLTENVKRIGDSMKAAKHSPYCLHKPKTNPAINQPYGQSYLQKCSLLINTLDEQFVIDDYGRIMTDEGICLDSYRKTSIDGEELVEGVRKIKMVTCGSQKPNQRWVYETDTYHLKNIGDGAECLERSATLVRDEGADKYELFLGPCDVRNELQKWMLFPVAWK; encoded by the exons ATGATGTTCCGTTTGCGAGTAAAGATTTTCTACGTGTACATTATCATTTCGTGCGTGTTTAGCGTCTACCTGTTTTACTTGATTTCCAAGTACTCGTTCGAGAAGATTATGAACTATCACCGGCACGCTAG GAGTAacaaattccctgaccggccaCGGATACCGCAGATTGTGGGACACTACGTCGGGGTCGGTTCGGTGGGCAATCTTTCGAAAGATTTCATGAATTCGAACAACTTCGACCCGATACCCGGTGTTGGTGAGAACGGGGATCCGGTTGTTATACAGGCGAAAGATTTGCTACGGATGCAACAGTTGTTTCAGATTAATCGTTACAACCTGCTCGCAAGTGACCGAATCGCACTGAACCGAAGTCTTCCGGACGTACGGAAGCCGAAATGCGGCTCGAAACAGTACCCAAGCAAGTTACCCACGACCTCCGTCATCATAGTCTTCCACAACGAAGCCTGGTCGGTGCTGCTGCGTACGGTTTGGAGTGTTATTAATCGTTCACCGAGAGGATTGGTACGAGAAATTCTGCTCGTGGATGATGCCAGCGACAGGCGGTTTCTGAAGCACGAGCTGGACAACTACGTCCAACGGCTACCCATTTCGGTGACCATTCTTAGATTAAGCCAACGGGAAGGGCTGGTAGCCGCCCGACTGCTCGGTGCTAGGATGGCCAGTGGGGACACACTAACCTTTCTCGATGCCCACTGCGAGTGCTCACCCGGTTGGCTTGAGCCACTGCTTGCCCGAGTGCAGGAAAACCCGAAGAAAGTCGTCTGCCCCGTGATCGACATCATTTCGGATGATAATTTTTCGTACATAAAGAGTTTCGAGTTTCACTGGGGTGCGTTCAACTGGCCGCTGCACTTCCGGTGGTACACGCTGAGCGATGAGGAGCTTACGGAGCGAAGAAAGGATACTTCCACCCCGTTCCGGACGCCAGCCATGGCCGGTGGGTTGTTTACGATCGATCGGAAGTATTTCTTCGACATCGGTGCGTACGATGAGCGGTTGAAGATTTGGGGTGGGGATAATTTGGAGATGTCCTTCCGGGTGTGGCAGTGTGGTGGGGAGGTAGAGATTGCTCCGTGTTCTCATGTCGGTCATTTGTTCCGTAAGAGTTCGCCGTACACGTTTCCCGGAGGCGTGAGTGGG ATTCTGAATGAAAATCTTGCCCGTGTAGCTTTGGTGTGGATGGACGATTGGGcgaaatttttcttcaaattcaaCAAAGGCACTGAAGAGTTTAAAAATCTA AACGTGTCCGACCGCATCGCTCTGAAACGGTCGCTTAACTGCAAATCGTTCGACTGGTACCTGCGGCACGTCTGGCCGCAGAACTTTTTCCCCGCACCGAACAAATTCTTTGGCCGCATACAACCGATCGACCTCACGACTAACTTCGACTACCAGGAGTACCTCACgctgatgaagaagatcaacctGATCGTCAAGAACCTCAACCCGGAGCTGAAGTGGAAGTTTCTCATCAAATACCTCACGGAGAACGTGAAGCGCATCGGTGACTCGATGAAGGCGGCCAAGCACAGCCCGTACTGTCTGCACAAGCCGAAAACCAATCCCGCCATCAACCAACCGTACGGCCAGTCGTATCTGCAAAAGTGTTCACTGCTGATCAACACCCTCGACGAGCAGTTCGTGATCGATGACTATGGTCGTATCATGACCGACGAGGGTATCTGCCTCGATTCGTACCGCAAGACCAGCATCGACGGGGAGGAGTTGGTAGAGGGTGTGCGTAAGATTAAGATGGTTACCTGCGGCAGTCAGAAACCGAACCAACGTTGGGTCTACGAAACGGATACGTACCATCTGAAGAACATTGGCGATGGGGCGGAGTGTCTCGAGCGCAGCGCGACGCTGGTCCGCGATGAAGGAGCGGACAAGTACGAGCTTTTCCTCGGCCCATGTGACGTACGGAATGAGCTACAAAAGTGGATGCTTTTCCCGGTGGCATGGAAGTAA
- the LOC131265774 gene encoding protein glass-like: protein MREKDHSPRKMLPSPKQGAVYPLLGLGSTLPAPFDLSLVNRSSSSNLLHQQQQHQQSLAEQPLDLRVERKKSSGASGGGGGTSTTASSDDEGTDPPRASSTDSKPSSNVIFFNDNNNNSNNLNNNNNNNNNNNNSSSNHTKSTSDSNKSPSPTNHHNNNNNNNNNNNSSKYTNNNHINIKDEFRISTLANHSPSALFPPPGLNPLMLEAIAKAGLPLPYRGSFLPPRSPVSYDLQRLKEREALAASLSQLRQSATNGSGGGGGGGGGGGGNNVLNNNNANIINHNLPPGAGGPGVHGKNKDRYACKFCGKVFPRSANLTRHLRTHTGEQPYKCKYCERSFSISSNLQRHVRNIHNKERPFKCALCERCFGQQTNLDRHLKKHEADAAGLGLGLDERLRAARRNSRGIPEDSYFEEIRSFMGKVTQLPIPLRLQQQQQQPSSQTHQSNSGTDSPFGRRHQDLQNDTHSSRSSTPSDDEPVSPAASIGSHPGEEDIKMETNNNEDGDEPLQVT from the coding sequence ATGCGAGAGAAGGATCACTCACCGCGCAAGATGCTGCCCAGTCCAAAGCAAGGCGCGGTCTACCCGCTGCTCGGTCTCGGATCCACCCTGCCCGCCCCGTTCGATCTCTCGCTCGTCAACCGGTCCTCGTCCTCCAACCTgctgcaccagcagcagcaacaccagcagagCCTCGCCGAGCAGCCGCTCGATCTGCGGGTCGAGCGCAAGAAGTCCTCCGGCGCGAGCGGCGGAGGCGGCggcacctccaccaccgcctcGTCCGACGACGAGGGCACCGATCCGCCGCGCGCCAGCTCCACCGACAGCAAGCCGAGCAGCAATGTGATATTCTTTAacgataacaacaacaactccaACAAtctgaacaacaacaataacaacaacaacaacaacaacaatagcaGTAGCAACCACACCAAGTCTACTTCCGATAGCAATAAGAGTCCGAGTCCCACGAATcatcacaacaacaacaacaacaacaacaacaacaacaacagctcgaagtacaccaacaacaaccacatcAACATCAAGGATGAGTTCCGAATATCGACCCTAGCGAACCACAGCCCATCGGCGCTCTTCCCGCCGCCCGGTCTCAACCCGCTCATGCTAGAGGCGATCGCGAAGGCGGGACTGCCGCTTCCGTACCGTGGTTCCTTCCTGCCACCCCGGTCGCCTGTGTCCTACGATCTGCAGCGGCTAAAGGAACGGGAAGCCCTGGCCGCCAGCCTGTCCCAGCTTCGCCAGAGTGCGACGAACGGCTCcggaggtggaggtggtggtgggggaggAGGTGGTGGCAACAACGtgctgaacaacaacaacgcgaACATCATCAACCACAATCTACCACCAGGTGCCGGTGGTCCGGGAGTTCACGGCAAAAACAAGGACCGGTATGCGTGTAAATTCTGCGGGAAGGTGTTCCCCCGGTCGGCGAACCTAACGCGCCACCTGCGGACGCACACCGGCGAGCAGCCGTACAAGTGTAAGTACTGCGAGCGGTCCTTCAGCATCTCGAGCAACCTGCAGCGTCACGTGCGCAACATCCACAACAAGGAGCGCCCGTTCAAGTGTGCCCTCTGCGAGCGATGCTTCGGGCAGCAGACGAACCTCGACCGGCACCTGAAGAAGCACGAGGCGGACGCGGCCGGCCTCGGACTCGGCCTGGACGAGCGGCTACGGGCGGCGCGGCGGAACTCACGCGGCATCCCGGAGGACTCGTACTTCGAGGAGATCCGCTCGTTCATGGGCAAGGTGACGCAGCTACCGATTCCGCTTCgattgcagcaacagcagcagcaaccttCGTCCCAGACGCACCAGTCCAACTCCGGAACGGACAGTCCGTTCGGCCGACGTCATCAGGACCTGCAGAACGACACCCACTCGTCCCGCAGCTCGACACCGTCGGACGACGAACCGGTGTCGCCGGCGGCCAGCATCGGCAGCCACCCGGGCGAGGAGGACATCAAGATGGAGACCAACAACAACGAGGACGGCGATGAACCGTTACAGGTCACCTGA
- the LOC131265469 gene encoding dual specificity protein phosphatase 3, producing MAKTIKKYLTHYRNNDKMAEQTTGRQLQRILHYSVTPCRPMLGLRRSECALYDVDCDEVYPRLYIGDANSAKNKQYLRLIGITHVLNTAEGTRFGQVDTGHSYYRDMSGIRCTFRYMGFPMIDQPTTDISRYFYIASKFIENGINSGGKVLVHCMMGMSRSATCVLAYLMIARKMSAAEAVRTVRMHRDIRPNEGFLQQLADLDNELKRDRLYY from the exons ATGGCCAAAACCATTAAAAAG TATCTGACGCATTACCGCAACAACGACAAAATGGCCGAGCAGACGACTGGCCGGCAGCTGCAGCGGATTCTCCACTACTCGGTCACACCGTGCCGGCCCATGCTGGGTCTCCGCCGTTCCGAATGTGCATTATATGACGTTGACTGTGATGAAGTTTACCCAAGGCTGTACATTGGTGATGC GAACTCagctaaaaacaaacagtaTTTACGCCTCATCGGCATCACGCACGTCCTCAACACGGCGGAAGGAACCCGATTCGGGCAGGTTGACACCGGTCACAGCTACTACCGGGACATGTCCGGCATCAG GTGCACTTTCAGGTACATGGGCTTCCCGATGATCGACCAACCGACTACGGACATCAGCCGGTACTTTTACATCGCGTCGAAGTTCATCGAGAACGGCATCAACAGTGGAG GTAAGGTACTGGTCCACTGCATGATGGGCATGTCCCGGTCGGCGACCTGCGTCCTGGCGTATCTGATGATTGCCCGCAAGATGTCGGCCGCGGAAGCGGTCCGTACCGTCCGGATGCACCGGGACATTCGGCCGAACGAAGGATTCCTGCAGCAGCTGGCCGATCTGGACAACGAGCTGAAGCGCGACCGGCTGTACTATTGA